The following nucleotide sequence is from Triticum dicoccoides isolate Atlit2015 ecotype Zavitan chromosome 7B, WEW_v2.0, whole genome shotgun sequence.
ATCGATGGTGCAGTCCGGCCAGCTTGAATGCTTGATGCAAAAGGTTAGTGCATGTATGGCTGGCTGGCTGGTGCCGCTTGCCTGGCTCCCTGAATGCCATCCGAGAAGCGCGCCACTGTGGGAGGCGTCCCTCCTGGTTGGCATTGAGGGAGTCAAGCAGGCCTcggctcctccttccttccttccttccttccttccttcctttacTATGCCTTTCTTCAGGTCTTGCTACCACTTTGCTAACTGTCTGCGACGGCTTATCCTATCCGTGTGTTTTTCATAAACCAATACAAGTTGTTCTACCATGCATTGTGGGATGCCCATTTGTATTCATTCATTTACTAAGAAGTATACCAAAATGCAAGGCGTTTTCGGGTTTTGCGTAGGGCATAAAAGGTCACATAGGTTGACAGCCAAATGCATTCGGTACCAGCCACTAGTAACACTAGCATTAGGTTTGAACGATGGAACTACATCGATACTAGGGGCAATGTGTATATTTACACTTTCCTTGGTAGCAACATCGACGTTCTTTTCTCGATATCCTAAGTGTGCACAAACTATATAGCTTGCTTCTCGCTCAAGAGCTTCAGTAGAGCCTAATCCTTGTGGAGATCGCTCTCTGGCAAAGGGGGCAAACCTTCAGATCTTTCCCGCAGTCGGCGCATGTCTGCATTATTCCGATACATCAGCGCTTTATCAGTTCAAAAACTTGGTGATTTAACATCAGACCCCAAAAAACATTTAAGATGCATTTTCAGGACGTTTGAATACCTGGTGCCCACATCCAAAAGCCAGGTTCTTTGCTTCAGACCAGCAGATTGGACAAGTCTGCAGAACGAGTTCAGCATTGGATACAAGTGTCAAGCGTAGCCACATCACTCAGCATACAAAAATTGCTGCTTACAAGACACTGAAACGTACCTGCTGATCACCCACATCACTGTCCTGTCGAGGTGCTGATGCATTCTTCTGTGGCGACCCATAGCTGGTGCCAGGCGATTGAGTCTGCTTGACAGTTGAGCATCCAGAGGGTTGTCGATAGACACTCACAGGTGGAGGTAACACTGATCGGTGCGGAAATCCTCTTTGTTTGCTGCCCAAGAGAAATACAAAGGAGTTGGGACTACTGCTGCAGAAAGGCCAGGGCTGTAGTTTTTCAGCAATTATGTGAGTTTGGTTAAATAGTAAAATACCCAAGAAGCTGGAGGTTCATTGTTGCCTTGAACTGAGCTGGGATCTCCATAAGTGCTGAAAGAGCAAATTCTGCCTCCTTTTTGCTAGTAGGAATAGGCCTTGACATGATCTCTGTGAAGTTAACAAACTGCATTGAACCAACATCAGTATTTCTCATGCTAAGTCCAGTCCAAATATAGACGGTCAATCAACAAAGATTAACAAAAGGATTTACCTGGAAATTATCAAATGCACGAGAAGGTATGTTGTCATCAAATTGCCTCATCATATCCCAGGGCCCATCACCGACTCCAACAAGCACAATTGACAAAGGGTAGTCACTGGAAAAAGAAATCGCAATTGTGTTGAAATATAAGAGTTCAGTAAGACAGTTTCTAAGTAAATACAATTTAAAAATGATCTTAATTGTGGAAACATCAGGTATATTATTACCTTGCTTTCACAATGGCATCTATAGTTTCCCTTTCCTGTGGGCTCAACTGGCCATTACCAGTGTCAACACTGCGTGTAACCTGTGCGAATTTGCAAGGAAAGCATAACAAGAATAATGAATTATGAACTCATTAACTCAGGTAATAGTTTACAAAAGAATCAGCACAGTACTGGTACGAGAATAAACCTGTCCATCTGCTATTATGAGCAGAACATGGTACTGGCCACCACTACTATCAACAATCCCAATAGCAGTCTCAATCATAGGTGCAAATGAAGTGGGACCTGTTGGTAAAAGTAAATCATATAAGCGACATTATTATTAGCACGTTTAATTGAAGAAGGCTACAAAATTCTGATACACTAACCAGCCAAATGAAGCTGTGGAACAATTTCTCTGTATCGCCCAAGTGCTTGTTCAAAGCCATCACACGGTTGGTTCTCAGGATAGAAGCTAAATACCTTTTGGTCATGAGTAGTAGCTGTAGTTTGAAAACAGGATTGTCATATATTCATTTTTTTAACAAGAAAAAAGAGCCTCGAGGCATGCTATGTACTGACCATCACCGAATCCAAAGCATGGTATCAGATTGTCCTCATCAAATCGTGCGAGGGTTCTCCCGATAATGGATATAGCCTGCTCATATGGGTTTGGAGTGTTCCCTATTGCATGCAAGCTCCGGTTGTGGAAGGACACTTTACCTAATTAAAAGTAGCAATCATAACTCACCAGTCATTTTTTAGGAGAAAGCACAACAAGGAAAACAAGGAGTGAAATTATCGTGACGTGATGTTTTCATCATTGAACAAACCTGTCCATTCGTTGCTCTTGGTGAAATCAATCCCAACGATTAGATTTGAGGACTCCAGTCCAGCATGTGAAAGAGCATCAGTCACCTAGATTAAGCAGGGGACATAAGAACTAAACTGAATTATCGTGGTATGGGAAAGATGTGTTATGTCACATGTTCTGTAAATGGGAACATAAGAACTCGGTATGCGAGATGCATAACGTAAATTAGTCCTACACAAAGAGCATTCCACACACAAAATAAGTGGTTGGCAAGTAAGTGTGCGACTAACACGGCTAGACTCCAGTCAGTGGTTGGCAAGTAAGCATATCAAGAGCTCTACATTTACTTCAAGAATCAGTGCACGATTGCAAATTATCACACATTTGGGAAATTTTACCACCCCCAAAAAACAAAACAGAGAAGAACAGAACAACCTTCAGAGGATGTATATGAATCGATTAATTCTTGACATTAGCACAGCAACAAATGCAGTTCCCTCCAACACGGCTAGAACGGATCACAGCACACAATTCACGCACCACGGAACTATTTCCAGCCAATCGAAACGGCCGACGATTCCACGAGGCCCGCGTGTACCGCTGTACTAGGAGGAAGCAATGGAACCGCGGAGCAAGAAGAAATCACCGATCGATCCGGCTGACCTGCTCCAGGGTGTGGTAATCGTCGCCGAACTTGGCGAAGCGGTCTTTCCCTCCCGGCGCGGCGTTCTTGCTGTGGTCCTGGTTGCAATGGTGGTGGTGCCGCCCCGACGAGTTGTCCTTGGAGCCGAACGCACCCATGGCCGCCTCGCCTAACCAATCCCCCCTCTGTCTGACGTCCCCTTACTCTCTGTACAAACGAAGCAGCCAAGAATCGAAGGAGCCTGAGCAGAATCAGCAGTCTGCGGAGAAGAGCGAGCAAATCTTGGCAGAAAAAGAGGGTAGGGTTTAGCGGGGCGACCTCACCTGGAAACGGCGGAGAAAAACCCTCGCCAGGAGCAGACGAGAGAAGCGCGGAGGGGAGAAGCCACCAACCAACCGCCGGGATAGGAGGATAGATGGAACAGCCGAGAGAAGATATAGGGGGTTAAACAGGCCTCCGGCTGAGATCAAACAACCCACATTGCGCGAGGGAAATCCTTCATGGGGAAGCAAGCAAGCAACCAACCCgtgggcgtggcgtggcgtggcgtggcgttgcAGGCAAGCAGAGCCAGCCCCCAAATCGAGCGGCGGGGCGGAGAGACGAAACGGGCAACCGGAAGGAGATAAAGTTCGTTCGTTCCTTCCACTTCGGGTTCCGTGGGCTAGATCTGGGCCGCGGTAAGTTGCGGGGACGGGCCCTCGCGCCCCCGAGTTCGCTGGGACGGGCCCAGCTGCCAGGGACACATGTGCTCGAAAAGGTAGGATAGGAGTGTGATGATGCGTCACGGAACAGACGATGGTGCTCCGTCAGGAGAGATGAACAGAAATGCGGTAAAACTGGGGCGACAGGGAGGAACACGCGGGCGCATTTTTAGCTGGTTTCTCGTGTACATATGTCGATCTTATCGACGGTGTATCCAGATAAGGCACCCTATGGCTCTCTATGTGCAAAATGACAGTTTTCATCATTTCATATTTGTAACATATATTACAAGTGGAAGCTTCGTCCTACTAAACAAAgaaaccgtcatcttcaccaaaccTTGTGAACATATCACGTGAAAATGGGCACAAAGCTGGCGGTTTGACATTAATTATTTTTCTAGATGTGCGTCGTCATGTGCCGGCGGCCATTTTGAGCACCATCACCAAAAGAACCCTTTTCGGCTAGGCATGACACATTCTTGAAGGGCAGAGGTTGAGCAAAGGACGGTTCTAGTAAATAAAAATAAGCAATAGATCATGGAGAGTAGGTGTTGGCACGTGAGTGTTGGATTCTTCTTTTTGTGAAACCCTTTTT
It contains:
- the LOC119340204 gene encoding E3 ubiquitin-protein ligase RGLG2-like — encoded protein: MGAFGSKDNSSGRHHHHCNQDHSKNAAPGGKDRFAKFGDDYHTLEQVTDALSHAGLESSNLIVGIDFTKSNEWTGKVSFHNRSLHAIGNTPNPYEQAISIIGRTLARFDEDNLIPCFGFGDATTHDQKVFSFYPENQPCDGFEQALGRYREIVPQLHLAGPTSFAPMIETAIGIVDSSGGQYHVLLIIADGQVTRSVDTGNGQLSPQERETIDAIVKASDYPLSIVLVGVGDGPWDMMRQFDDNIPSRAFDNFQFVNFTEIMSRPIPTSKKEAEFALSALMEIPAQFKATMNLQLLGKQRGFPHRSVLPPPVSVYRQPSGCSTVKQTQSPGTSYGSPQKNASAPRQDSDVGDQQTCPICWSEAKNLAFGCGHQTCADCGKDLKVCPLCQRAISTRIRLY